In Numidum massiliense, a single genomic region encodes these proteins:
- the rplS gene encoding 50S ribosomal protein L19, with product MNELVRQIGQEQLKSDIPDFRAGDTLRVHVKVIEGQRERIQVFEGVVIKRRGGGISETFTVRKISYGVGVERTFPLHSPKLDKIEVIRRGKVRRAKLYYLRNLRGKAARIKEARR from the coding sequence ATGAACGAATTAGTACGTCAAATTGGACAGGAACAGCTTAAGAGCGACATTCCCGACTTTCGCGCTGGGGATACGCTGCGCGTCCACGTTAAGGTCATCGAGGGCCAACGCGAACGGATTCAGGTGTTCGAGGGCGTCGTCATTAAGCGACGCGGCGGCGGCATTAGCGAAACGTTTACTGTTCGTAAAATTTCTTACGGTGTAGGCGTCGAGCGGACATTCCCGCTACACTCGCCGAAACTGGATAAGATTGAAGTGATTCGCCGCGGTAAGGTTCGTCGGGCTAAGCTTTACTACTTGCGTAACTTGCGCGGTAAAGCAGCAAGAATTAAGGAAGCACGTCGATAA
- the trmD gene encoding tRNA (guanosine(37)-N1)-methyltransferase TrmD: MHIHILTLFPEMFAPVLQASIIGKAIANGKVSVDVVNFRDFSDNKHRTVDEPPYGGGGGMLLRPQPIFSAVEHVLATRDGAQPSDTPSTGERPTCPVGEGQSVSVGEPQSRSAAEAQLGSKSEQLPFPTGKPQPRRGTRIVLLTPQGERFEQRKAAELAQEDHLVLICGHYEGFDERIRTHLATDELSLGDYVLTGGELAAMVVVDSVTRLLPGVLGNEQSAHDDSHAAGLLEYPQYTRPASFRGWTVPDVLLSGNHAEIAKWRRQEAIRRTWERRPDLLREASLSDDDREFLAELANETDNT, translated from the coding sequence GTGCACATACATATTTTAACGCTGTTTCCGGAGATGTTCGCGCCCGTGTTACAGGCGAGTATTATAGGGAAGGCGATCGCGAATGGCAAAGTCTCCGTCGACGTCGTCAATTTTCGCGACTTTAGCGACAACAAACACCGCACCGTCGACGAACCGCCGTACGGAGGGGGCGGGGGGATGCTGCTCCGGCCCCAGCCGATTTTTAGTGCAGTGGAACACGTACTCGCAACAAGAGATGGTGCGCAGCCTAGCGACACACCATCTACAGGTGAACGACCGACGTGCCCAGTAGGTGAAGGGCAGTCGGTTTCAGTGGGCGAGCCCCAGTCGCGTTCAGCAGCCGAAGCGCAGTTGGGTTCCAAAAGTGAACAGCTGCCTTTCCCCACAGGTAAACCTCAACCGCGGCGCGGTACGCGCATCGTGTTGCTGACGCCGCAAGGGGAGCGCTTCGAGCAGCGCAAGGCGGCTGAACTGGCGCAAGAAGATCACTTAGTTCTCATTTGCGGGCACTATGAAGGGTTCGACGAGCGGATTCGCACCCATTTAGCGACTGATGAACTTTCGCTCGGCGATTACGTGCTCACGGGGGGCGAACTTGCGGCGATGGTCGTCGTCGACAGCGTGACTCGGCTGCTACCGGGCGTGCTCGGCAACGAGCAATCGGCACATGACGATTCACACGCGGCAGGGCTGCTTGAATATCCGCAATACACGCGTCCAGCCTCGTTTCGCGGCTGGACGGTACCGGATGTGCTCCTTTCTGGTAACCACGCCGAGATCGCCAAATGGCGCCGCCAAGAAGCGATCAGGCGCACGTGGGAGCGGCGTCCGGACTTACTGCGCGAAGCGAGCTTGAGTGATGACGACCGGGAATTTTTAGCTGAGCTCGCCAATGAAACGGACAATACGTAG
- the rimM gene encoding ribosome maturation factor RimM (Essential for efficient processing of 16S rRNA): MSAPEWLTVGYISKPQGLAGEVRVKVATDFPEQRFASGEALFVFPKGELKPLQVTVAHSRSHKGQYVVKFREFETVDEVEQLRGGEIKIAAAAAHALDEHEYYFYEIVGCEVVTTDGERVGTITDILQPGANDVWVVKRQGAKAGELYLPYIADVVKQVLPEQKKVVIEWMPGLE, encoded by the coding sequence ATGAGCGCACCCGAATGGTTAACGGTAGGATATATATCGAAACCACAAGGCTTAGCTGGTGAAGTACGCGTAAAAGTAGCGACAGATTTCCCGGAGCAGCGCTTCGCTAGCGGTGAAGCACTGTTCGTATTTCCGAAGGGCGAGCTTAAGCCCTTGCAAGTGACAGTGGCGCACAGCCGCTCGCACAAGGGTCAGTATGTCGTTAAATTTCGCGAATTCGAAACGGTTGACGAGGTGGAACAGTTGCGAGGTGGCGAAATAAAAATTGCCGCTGCAGCCGCGCATGCGCTCGACGAACACGAATACTATTTTTACGAGATCGTCGGTTGCGAAGTTGTCACGACGGACGGGGAGCGCGTCGGGACGATCACTGACATCTTGCAACCGGGTGCGAACGACGTGTGGGTCGTCAAGCGTCAAGGGGCTAAAGCCGGAGAGCTCTACTTACCGTACATCGCCGACGTCGTGAAACAAGTGCTCCCCGAACAAAAAAAAGTGGTGATTGAATGGATGCCGGGGTTGGAGTGA
- a CDS encoding YlqD family protein, whose protein sequence is MRIKRPVTVKLLVTEHTKNDLLKQCEQALRQLELELEQLSFERRKLLHRAEKHGREALQQAEERLNDEVSSRQEKMERLRLQYAQIEKLAEGSEIIHSQVDSEVDVTIGDNWDELMRQTEIVLKDGFVHDIRQGGTT, encoded by the coding sequence GTGCGCATTAAACGCCCAGTGACAGTAAAGTTGCTCGTAACTGAACATACTAAAAACGACTTACTTAAGCAATGTGAACAGGCGCTGAGGCAATTGGAATTAGAGCTGGAGCAATTGTCGTTTGAACGGCGGAAATTACTTCATCGCGCCGAGAAGCATGGCCGCGAGGCACTACAACAAGCAGAAGAGCGCTTGAACGATGAAGTGTCGAGTAGGCAAGAAAAAATGGAGCGGCTGCGGCTGCAGTATGCGCAAATTGAAAAGCTCGCTGAAGGCAGTGAAATTATTCACAGTCAAGTAGATAGTGAAGTCGATGTAACGATCGGCGACAATTGGGACGAGCTAATGAGACAGACGGAAATTGTGTTGAAAGACGGTTTCGTCCACGACATTCGCCAAGGGGGGACAACATGA
- a CDS encoding KH domain-containing protein: MKELVETLAKALVDHPEEVRVREVPGERTIVYELSVAPEDMGKVIGRQGRIAKAMRTVLSAAAVKEDKRVTIEIV; this comes from the coding sequence GTGAAAGAGCTTGTCGAAACGTTGGCGAAAGCACTCGTCGATCACCCCGAAGAGGTGCGCGTTCGGGAAGTGCCCGGTGAACGTACCATCGTATACGAATTGTCCGTCGCCCCCGAAGACATGGGGAAGGTGATCGGCAGGCAAGGGCGGATCGCTAAAGCGATGCGTACCGTGCTCAGTGCAGCAGCGGTTAAAGAGGATAAGCGGGTGACGATTGAAATCGTTTAA